One genomic window of Fusarium verticillioides 7600 chromosome 2, whole genome shotgun sequence includes the following:
- a CDS encoding NEK protein kinase: MSSEDKYETLEKIGHGSFGIIRKVRRRTDGFIMCRKEISYLRMSQKEREQLHAEFQILSHLRHPNIVAYYHREHLKVSQDLHLYMEYCGNGDLGRVIKDLALKGQRAQESFVWSIFSQLVMALYRCHYGVDPPEVGANVLGLTQGSAAGGPKVPAGTMTILHRDLKPENVFLGEDNSVKLGDFGLSKMIKSHDFASTYVGTPFYMSPEICAAEKYTLKSDIWSLGCIIYELCAREPPFNAKTHFQLVQKIKEGKFPALPDVYSPELYQVIKDCLRVNPDRRPDTSELLNLPVVKLMRKEKEVVDLNKSLRLREDALRKKERDLNERLANMEREKDVIRDELDSSLRREWEVKARLEIDRLANAEIEQLQSRFEAEVQARVEAELQKKAVTFSGSRPESREDEYASSMGKSDYKSDYPHSSIGGSEVEFPSTTDLTEYSIDSPEAPRETKKTARTPFSRAQTMFVGNPAGTPMDIEMNSPSPIAIASLSLSPRRNGNTKAPTTANANIFTANANRNSADSRWDHPRDTLSDSEDEDVVPSPTRNIKSSKNPFTSKTRPVLTSQKSCPMNRLKTQPSTSGFVSKQMPPPEAPRSPTRRLSKIPSAANLQSEANSQGLTRASSLNNKKNSSSTDDVLGKVAAKNNIRGRTLVELQQARAGGRPMSAIVMPSTGENVSPKRAFRDRIGMERKSSGDEPVAVWDPERDEMPSPFLVRQRRIARV, encoded by the exons atgtcttccgAGGACAAGTACGAAACGCTGGAGAAGATTG GCCATGGCTCCTTTGGTATTATCCGCAAGGTCCGTCGCAGGACAGACGGCTTCATCATGTGCCGCAAAGAAATCTCATATCTACGCATGTCCCAGAAGGAGCGCGAACAACTTCACGCCGAGTTCCAGATCCTATCGCATCTGCGCCACCCAAACATTGTCGCCTATTACCATCGTGAACACCTCAAAGTTAGCCAGGACTTGCATCTTTACATGGAGTACTGCGGGAATGGCGATCTCGGCCGCGTTATCAAGGACCTCGCGCTAAAGGGCCAGCGAGCTCAGGAAAGCTTCGTCTGGAGTATCTTCAGTCAGCTCGTCATGGCGCTTTACCGATGTCACTACGGTGTTGATCCTCCAGAGGTTGGCGCCAACGTGCTGGGTTTGACACAGGGAAGCGCTGCTGGCGGACCCAAGGTTCCTGCTGGAACAATGACTATTCTACACCGAGATTTGAAACCTGAGAATG TCTTCCTTGGCGAGGACAACTctgtcaagcttggagacTTCGGTCTatccaagatgatcaagtcCCACGACTTCGCCTCTACCTATGTCGGTACCCCCTTCTACATGTCTCCCGAGATCTGTGCCGCAGAGAAGTACACACTAAAGTCAGATATCTGGTCTTTGGGCTGCATCATCTACGAGCTCTGCGCTCGCGAGCCACCCTTCAACGCAAAGACACATTTCCAGCTTGTGCAGAAGATTAAGGAGGGCAAGTTCCCTGCCTTACCCGACGTTTATTCTCCCGAGCTTTATCAGGTTATCAAGGACTGCCTCCGTGTGAACCCTGATCGAAGACCTGATACTTCTGAGCTCCTGAACCTGCCAGTCGTCAAGCTTATgaggaaggagaaggaggttgtCGACCTGAACAAATCTCTCCGCCTCAGAGAGGATGCTTTACGTAAGAAGGAAAGGGACCTCAATGAGAGACTTGCCAAtatggagagagagaaggacGTTATCCGAGACGAGCTGGACTCTTCGCTACGGAGAGAGTGGGAGGTTAAAGCGCGTCTCGAGATTGACCGTCTTGCCAACGCAGAGATCGAGCAGCTCCAAAGTCGCTTCGAAGCCGAGGTTCAGGCACGCGTCGAAGCTGAACTGCAAAAGAAAGCAGTAACATTTTCCGGCTCAAGACCTGAGAGTCGAGAGGATGAGTATGCCTCATCGATGGGCAAGTCGGATTACAAGTCTGACTATCCCCACTCTTCCATTGGTGGCAGCGAGGTTGAGTTCCCCTCGACAACAGATCTCACTGAGTACTCCATCGATAGCCCCGAGGCGCCTCGAGAGACTAAGAAGACAGCTCGCACGCCTTTCAGCCGTGCGCAGACCATGTTCGTCGGTAACCCCGCTGGTACACCAATGGATATCGAGATGAACTCACCCAGCCCCATCGCTATCGCGTCGctatctctttctcctcgtcgCAATGGCAACACCAAGGCTCCTACCACTGCCAACGCAAACATCTTTaccgccaacgccaatcGAAACTCTGCCGATTCCCGATGGGATCATCCTCGCGATACCTTGTCTgattctgaagatgaagatgttgtccCATCGCCGACACGAAACATCAAATCTTCGAAGAATCCCTTCACCTCCAAGACACGACCTGTCCTCACTTCTCAGAAGTCGTGCCCCATGAACCGCCTCAAGACCCAACCATCAACCTCGGGCTTCGTGTCTAAGCAGATGCCTCCACCTGAGGCTCCGAGGTCGCCCACTCGCCGTCTCAGCAAGATtccctcagcagcaaaccTCCAGTCCGAGGCCAACAGCCAGGGCTTGACGCGCGCCTCATCACTCAataacaagaagaacagcagcagcaccgATGATGTTTTGGGCAAGGTTGCTGCTAAGAATAACATTCGAGGCCGAACCCTCGTCGAGCTTCAGCAGGCTCGCGCAGGCGGTCGTCCCATGAGCGCCATCGTGATGCCCAGCACAGGGGAGAACGTCAGCCCCAAGAGGGCATTCCGAGACCGCATCGGAATGGAGCGCAAGTCAAGTGGTGACGAGCCCGTCGCTGTCTGGGATCCGGAACGAGACGAAATGCCTAGTCCTTTCCTGGTCCGACAGCGACGGATCGCCCGGGTGTAG